Genomic window (Elusimicrobiota bacterium):
GCGCTGCCGGCGGGGCTCAAGGGCCTGCGTCGCGGCGAAGACGGGTGGACGATCTCGTCGGCGGACGGGGCGGAGCTCCTCTGGGGCCCGCTGGAGTGGACGGACGAGAAGATTTCGCGCCTGAAGGAGGTCTACGACGATGCGCTCCCGCGTTTCGGGGCGCTGCAGTCGGCGGACCTGAGGCATTTCGGAGACGGGAAGATCATGGTGACGCCGCGCTGACGCAAGGACATGATGACATGGCTAAGACCGACCTGATCGCGGGACTCGACATCGGAAGCGGCAAGGTGACCTGCGTGCTCGGCACGCTCGAGCCCGACGGCAGCGGCTTGCGCATCCTCAGCGGAGCCAGCATCCCCTGCCGCGGGGTGAAGGGCGGCGTCGTCATCAACATCAAGGAGACCGCCCACGCCATCCGCCAGGCCGTCGAGAAGGCCGAGGCCGAGTCCGCCGGCAGCGTCGTCCAGGGCGTCTATCTCGGCGTGCGCGGCAAGCATCTGGAGTCCTACAACAACCGCGGGGCCTACAACATCGCCCGCACCGACAAGGAGATCACCGCCGAGGACGTCCGCGCGGTCATCGAGAACGCCAAGGCCATCCCCATCTCCAACGACCGCGAGATCCTCCACGTCATCCCGCAGGGCTTCGCCCTCGACCGCCAGCGCGGCGTGCCGGACCCCGTCGGGATGGAGGGCTCGCTGCTCGAGGTCGAGGTGCACATCGTCACCGCGCTCAGCAGCCACCTCAACAACCTCACGAAGGCGGTCGCCGAGGCCGGCTTCGACGTGCTCGAGCCCATCTACAGCGCGCTCGCTCTCGGCGAGCTCGTGGTGACGCCCGAGGAGCGCGAGCTCGGCGCCCTGCTCGTCGACCTCGGCGGGCACTCGGTCACGCTCGCGATCTACGGCGAGGGGGCCATCCGCTTCTCCAAGGAGCTCCCCATCGGCACCGAGGCCATCACCGGCGACCTCGCCCACGCCCTGCGCACCAATTTCCAGGTCGCCGAGCGCATGAAGCTCGAGCACGGCGTCGCCCACCCCCGCCTCGCCGCGGAGGGGGACGCCGAGGTCGACTACCTCGGCGTCGACGGGCGCACCCCGCGCAAGACCAGCGGGAAGACGATGCTGAGCATCGTCGTCCCGCGCATCGAGGAGACCTTCAGCCTCATCGCCCAGGAGGTCCGCAACTCGCCCTTCGCCGACGTCGCGATGGGCAGCGGCGCGATCCTCTCCGGCGGCGGGGCGATGCTGCGCGGCATGCCCGAGGCCGGCGAGCAGATCCTCGAGATGTCCGTCCGGCTCGGCCTCGTGCCGCCCGGCGTCGTCTCTGCGCCGCAGAAGTTCTTCGACGACGCGACGTTCACGACGGCGATGGGGCTCGTGCGCTACCCGGTGACGACGATGCGCGAGACGGTCCGCCGGGAGCAGGGCGCGCGCAAGACGGACCCCCGCTGGCTGCGCAAGGCGAGGGGGATGTTCCAGGAGATATTCTGACGCGCATCAAGTACGCCGAGGAGCTCAAGCCGCTGCGGGCCGTGATCAAGGTGATCGGCCTGGGCGGAGCGGGCGGGAACGCCGTCAACCGCATGGCCGCCGCCGGCCTGCAGGACGTCGAGCTCATCGCCGCCAACACCGACGCGCAGCACCTGCGCGACAGCAAGGCCGCGGTCCGCCTCCAGATCGGCGAGAACCTCACCGAGGGGCTCGGGGTCGGCGGAGACCCCTCCAAGGGCCGCCTCGCCGCGCTCGAGTCGCGCGACCACCTCATCGAGGTCCTGACCGGCTCCCACCTCGTCTTCGTGACCGCGGGCATGGGCGGCGGCACAGGCACCGGCGTGGCCCCCATCGCCGCCCAGGTCGCGCGCGAGCTCAACGCCCTCACCGTCGGCGTCGTCACGCGCCCCTTCCGCTTCGAGGGGCAGCAGCGCGCGAGCTACGCCGAGGCCGGCATCAAGGAGCTGCGCACCTGCGTGGACACCCTTCTCGTCATCCCCAACGACCGCGTCTTCGAGGTCAGCGACCAGGCGACGCCCTCTCACGAGGCCTACCGCATGGTCGACGACGTGCTCCGTCAGGCGGTGCAGGCCATCTCGGACGTGATCACCCGCCCCGGCCACATCAACATGGACCTCAACGACCTCAAGGCCGTCATGGTCAACGCCGGCGACGCCGTCATGGGCGTGGGCGAGTCTCTCGGCGCCAACCGCGCGGTCGAGGCGGCCCGCAACGCCATCGAGTCGCGCCTCCTCGAGAACGCCTCCATCGAGGGCGCGAGCGGGCTCATGGTGAACATCGTCGGCAACCGCAGCGTCACCATGGACGAGGTCCGCCAGGCCATGGATTTCATCACGCGCACGGCACAGCCCGACGCCCGCATCAAGTTCGGGCAGGTCTACGACGAAGGGCTCGACGACCGTCTGCGCATCACGGTCATCGCGACCGGCTTCCCGACGCACCGCCGCCTCGGGGGACGCCTGCCCCAGCGCGCGGGGGGGAGGCCGCTTCCCCGCGAGGCCGCCGGCCCCGCCCCGGCCGGGCTCGACGAATGGTCGAAGCCGGCCTATCTCCGAATGCAGCCGAAGAAGCTCCGCTGAGAGGCAACGACATGGACCTGCAGGCGATGCTCCAGACGATGATCAACCAGAACGCGAGCGACCTCCACATCCGCGCGGGGGGGCCCACCTATCTGCGCATCCACGGCGAGCTCGCGCCGGTCTCCCCGGACATCGTCCCCGTCGCGGAGGTCGAGGCGATGCTCCAGCGCATCGCCACGCCCCGCGCGAAGAGGATCTTCGAGGCGCGTCAGGAATGCGACTTCTCCTTCCAGGTCGGCGAGGTCGCGCGCTTCCGCGTCAACGCCTTCAAGCAGCGCGGCATGCTCTGCATGGCCATCCGCTTCATCAGCATGCGCATCCCGACGGCCGAGGAGCTCCACCTCCCCGTCGCCACGGTCAAGAAGATCGCCGAGAACAGCCGCGGGATGGTCCTCGTCACCGGCGTCACGGGCTCGGGCAAGTCCTCCTCGCTCGCCGCGATGATCGACTACATCAACACGACGCGGCCCGAGCACATCGTCACCATCGAGGACCCCATCGAGTTCGTGCACAAGGACAAGAAGTCCATCATCAGCCAGCGCGAGATCGGCGAGGATACCGAGAACTACGTCGAGGCCCTCAAGATGGCGATGCGCCAGGACCCGGACGTCATCCTCATGGGCGAGATGCGCGACGCCGAGAGCGTCTCCGCCGCGATGACCGCCGCCCAGACCGGCCACCTGGTCTTCGGCACCCTGCACACCCTCGACTCCATCCAGACCGTCAACCGCATCATCGACCTCTATCCCCCGCACCAGCAGGCCCTCGTGCGCATCCAGCTCGCCGACACGCTGAAGGCCGTCATCAGCCAGCGCCTGCTGCCCTGCCTCAAGGGCGGCCGCGTCCCGGCGATGGAGATCATGGTCTGCACGGCCCACGTGCGCAAGCTCATCGAGGACAACAACTCCCCGGGCATCTCCCAGGCGCTCGCGAAAGGCGCGTTCTACGGGATGCAGACGTTCAATCAATCTCTCGTCAAGCTGTACAAGGAGGGCCTGGTCAGCGAGAAGGACGCCCTGGAAGCGGCGACCAACCCCGACGACCTGAAGCTCGCCATGCGCGGCATCGAGCAGGAGATCAAGGCGGGCTGAGCGGCCCGGCATCGACCCCATCGGTCGGAGGACATCATGTTCGCGGAAGGCTACATCGGAATCGCAGGCACCATCGGAGTCGGGAAGTCGACGCTGACGACCGACCTCGCGCGTGCGCTGAACTTCGAACCCATCCTGGAGGAGGTCGACGGGAACCCCTACCTCGAGCACTTCTACCACGACATGAAGGGCTACGGGACCATGATGCAGGTCTGGCTGCTCAACCACCGCTTCCGCCAGCACCGCGAGTTCGTGACCCGCATCAGCCTCGGCAAGATCCGCGGCGTCGTGCAGGACCGGACGATCTGGGAAGACACGATCTTCGCGCGGATGCTCAACCGCCACCCGGACAAGATCATCACGGACATCGACTACAACACCTACCTCGACCTCTTCGACAACATGGTCCTGCGCGAGCTCGTCTTCCCGCAGCTCCTCATCTACCTCGACTGCAAGCCCGAGACCGCCATGGAGCGCATCAAGATGCGCGGGCGGGTCATGGAGCAGGGCATCGACCTCGGGTACCTGCGCATGCTCAAGCAGAACTACGAGGAGTTCATCTCCGAGATGGAGTACGCGGGCGTGCGCATCCTCCGGGTGAAGTGGGAGAGCTTCATGCCCATCCCCGAGATCGTCCGCATGGTTCATGAGTACAGCCTCAAGCCGTCGAGCTTCACGAAGTGGGTCCGGCCGCTGCGCCGCACCCCTGCGATGAAGCCCCAACCGACCGTCGGGGCGGGAGCCCCGGAGGAATCCGCGAAGAAGGCGCATGCCGGGGTCTGAACCCTCCATCGAGGAGTCGTCCACGGGCATCGCTCCCGAAGGCCTCTGGCTCGAGCCGCGCCTGCGCGCGCGCGGCGTCCCGCACGGCCTGACGCTGGCCGCCCTCGGGGACATGAAGCGGCCCGCGCGCCGCGCCGAGGCCCTCGCCGCCGCGGGCCGGCCGGGACTCCTCCCCTGCACCCTCCTCCAGCGCCACGGCATCCGCGTCCATGAGGCGCGCGTCGGCGGCGACTACGCCCTCGCCTCGGGCGCCGCCCGCCTCGAGGGCGACGGCTGGGTCTGCGCGGCCCCCGGGCTCTTCACCGCGATCTACGTCGCCGACTGCCTGCCGCTCTTCGTCTGGGACGACCGGGACCTCTCCGTCGTCGGGGTCTTCCACGCCGGCTGGCGGGGCCTCGCCGCCGGCATGCCGCGCGCGGCCGTCGGCGCCTTCGAGCGACTCGGCGTCGGGCCCGAGCGGCTCAGCGCCGCGGTCGGCCCGCACGCCGGCGCGTGCTGCTATAAGGTCGGACCCGAGCTCCGCGAGCACTTTCGGCCATCGAGTTTCCGCGCGGGGGGCAAGAACCTCCTTCCCGCCCCTGCGGCGGGCCCGAGCGCAGCGGGGACGAGCCGAAAGGAGAACGACCTGCGGCTCGACTTGGGGGCGGAGGCGCGGGAGCAGTTCTCCGAGGCCGGCGTCGACGCTTCCCGCGTCTCGGTCTCGGAGGAGTGCACGATCTGCGGCCGGGGTTATCATTCCTTCCGGCGCGACAAGCAGGACCTGCGCATGATGGCCTTCATCGCCATCCCGGCGGCGCCGTCGGCGGGAGGTCCGTCCTGCTCATGAGCGCGGCGCGACGCACCCCGGATTTCGCCGCTCTCGTGCGGCCTCCCGTGCACGGCCTGCCGCCCTGCGTCCACGGCGCCCCCGGCTCGGGGGAACGCAAGGGGCGGCTCGTCGAGCTCGGGTCGAACCAGAACTTCCTCGGAGCCTCTCCCAAAGCCCTCGCGGAGTTCCGCCGCGCCGCCCGCGAGGTCCATCGTTATCCCGACTGCGGCAGCATGCTGCTGCGCGAGGGCTTCTCGCGGGCGCACGGCCTCGAGGCGTCCGAGGTGGTCGTCGGCAGCGGCTCCGACGACGTCCTGCGCATGCTCTGCGCGGCCCTCCTCTCCCCCGAGGACGAGGTCGTCGTCTCCCAGCACGCCTTCATCCGCTTCAAGCAGCACGCCGCGCTCATGGGCGCGAAGGTCATCGAGGTCCCGATGTCCGACTGGACCCACGACCTCGACACCCTGGCGCGCGCGGCGAGTTCGCGCACGAAGCTCGTCTTCGTCGCGAACCCCAACAATCCCACGGGGACCTACAACACGCAGGAGGACGTGTCGGCGCTGCTCCGGGCGCTCCCGCCCTCGTGCGTCCTCGTCCTCGACGAAGCCTACGCCGAGTACGCGGAGGCCTGCCCGGACTACCCGCGCAGCCTCCCCGGCCTCGTGCGCCGGCACCCGAACCTCTTCGTCGTGCGGTCCTTCTCCAAGGCGTACGGCCTCGCCGGGCTGCGCGTGGGCGTCGGGGTCGGCGACCCCGCCCTCGTCGGCTGGCTCGACCGCGTGCGGCTCCCCTTCAACGTCACGCTCCCGGCCCAGCGGGCGGCGCTCGCCGCCCTCGCGGACCGCGCCTTCGTCCGCCGCAGCGTGTCCGCCGCGCTGCGCGAGCGCGAGGCGCTCGGCGCCGACCTGCGCCGCCTGGGGTGCACGACCATCGACTCGGCCGCGAACTTCCTCTTCACGGGCGTCCCCGTCCCGGGCCGCGAGCTCTCCCGCCGGCTCCTGCGCCGCGGCGTCTCGGTCCGTCCTCTCGACGAGTACGGCCTTCCCGACCACGTGCGGATCAGCGTCGGGAGCGCCGAGGACCGGCGGCGCCTGCGCGAGGCCCTCGCCGGCGCGCTTTCCGGGAAGGAGGAGGCCCATGGCTGAGCCCCGGCGCTACATCATCGCCCTCGACGGCCCGGCCGGGGTCGGCAAGTCCACGGTGGGGCGACTCGTCGCCGAGCGCCTGGGCTACCGCTTCATCAACACCGGCGAGATGTACCGGGCGCTGACCTGGCGCGCCCTCGAGGAGGGCCTCGACCTCGACGACGCCGCCGCCCTCGCGCGCCTGGCGCGCTCGACGCGCTGGGATTTCCGGACCACCGACGACGGCGTCACGCTGCGCACCTTCGTCGACGAACGCAACGTCACCGCCCACATCCGCGACGAACGGGTGGGGAAGAACTCCAGCAAGGTCTCCTCGGCCCCCGGCGTGCGGCGCCACCTGCGCATGCTCCAGCGCCGTCTGGGACGCCGCGGCGGGGTCGTCATGGAGGGGCGCGACATCACGACGGTCGTGTTCCCCAACGCCGATTTCAAGATCTATCTCGACGCGTCCATCGACGAGCGCGCGCGCCGCCGCACGAAGCAGCTGCGCGCGCAGGGCAAGAAGGCGGATCTCCGGGCGATCCGCGACGCCATCGCCTCGCGCGACCGGCAGGACAGCGAGCGGAAGATCAACCCCCTGCGCCAGGCCGAGGACGCGATCGTCATCGATTCGACGAAGCTTTCGCTCAAGGAGGTCGCCGCGTGCATCCTCAGAAGGATACGCGGAGCGCGCTCCACCGGCTCCTGACCCGCGCGTTCGGGCTCCTCGCGGGGCTGCGCGGGATGGACGTGCAGGGGCTCGAGCGCGTGCCGAGGGACGGGCCGGTGATCGTGGCCGCCAACCACGTGTCGCTCTTCGACCCGCCCGTGACGCACGTGGCCGTCTCCCGGGTGCGCTACGCGCGCTACCTGGGCAAGGAGGAGCTCTTCCGCATCCCGCCGCTGGGGGCGCTGCTGAAGAACTGCGGCGTCATCCCCCTGGACCGCGGGCGGGGGGACATGGCGGCGCTGCGGGTCTCGCTGGGAGTGCTCTCCGGCGGAGGTTGTCTGGTGGTGTACCCGGAGGGGACGCGCTCGCGCGACGGGCGTCCCGGCCGGCCGAAGGCGGGCGTCGGGCTGCTCGCCAAGCGCACGGGAGCGGTCGTGGTGCCGGTCCGGCTTCGGAACACGGAGCGCTTCTGGATGCGCGGGCCGTGGTCGGTGCGCTTCGGCACGCCGCTGCGCTACGAGGAAGGGGAGGACCGCGGCGGCGCCCAGCGCTTCGCGGAGCGCGTGATGGACGAGGTCTGGAAGCTTTAGAAGGATTTAGAGACGCAGAGAAAGGAAGGAGCGATGAACATGGAAAGGAACAACGGAGACGTCGAGAACCTGCAGGAGCAGTCCGGAGCGGAGGCCTTGGAGCCCGCCGAGGGGGAGGCCGAGGGACAGTCGATGAAGGAGCTGCTCCAGGAGCAGTCCGATTTCGAGTCGAAGCTCGAGAAGCGCGAGGTCGTCTGGGTGAAGGTCATCCAGGCCCTGCCCGAGCACGTGCTCGTGGACATCGGCGAGAAGCGCGAGGCGGTCATCCCCGGGAGCGAGTTCCCGGCGGACGAGCGCCCGGCGGCCGGCCGGCGCGTGCCGGCGGTGCTCGTCAGCCGCGGGCGCGGCGACAAGCCGACGACCCTCTCGACGGCCAAGGCGCGCTGGAAGCTCGGCTGGGAGCAGGCCGTGAAGGCCTACGAGGAGAAGGCCCGCGTCCGCGGGCGCGTGACCTCGGCCATCAAGGGCGGCTTCCTCGTCGACGTCGGGGGCGTCACGGGCTTCCTCCCGTCCTCGCTGGCCGACCTGCGGCCCGTGCGCGACCCCAAGACCATGATCGGGACGGGCGTGCGCTGCGTCATCATCGAGCTCAACAAGGACAAGGGGCAGATCGTCCTCTCCCGGCGCGCCGTGCTGGAGGAGGAGACCACGAAGCGCAAGGCCAAGCTCCTCGACGAGCTCAAGGTCGGCGAGATCCGGATCGGGCGCGTCCTGCGCGTCAACGAGAACGGGCTTTTCGTCGACATCGGCGGGCTCGAGGCGCTCGTCCCCACCGCCGAGATCGCCTGGAAGGACGCCGAGGGCGCCAAGGCGAAGGTCGAGCGCGGCCAGAAGATCCGCGCCCGGGTGCTGCGCATCGAGAAGGAGACCGGCAAGGTCGCACTGGGGGTCAAGCAGCTCACCCCGCATCCGGCCGACTCCGTGCGCAAGCGGCATCCCGTGAAATCCATCGTCAAGGGCAAGGTCTCCGAGATCCTCGCCGACGGCGTGCGCGTGAAGCTCAGCGAGCACGAGAACGCGTTCTGCACGGTCGAGGAGCTCCCGGTCGACGGCGTCGAGCCGCCGCGCGACCGCTTCGAGCGCCGCTCGCGCGACGAGTTCCGTCCGGTCCTCCCTCCGCTGTGGCCGAAGGTCGGCGAGGAGGTCTCCGGGATCGTCCTCGGCGTCCATCCGACGACCTTCGAGGTGTCGATCTCGATCCGCCGCTACGAGGCGATCCAGGACCGCAAGCGCGTGGCCCAGTATCTCAAGGCCGCCCCGCCCCTGACCCTCGGGCAGCTGCTCAACCCCGGCGACGAATAGGGTTGAGCGCGTGGACCGCGGCGGCGCGGCGCCTCATGGCGCCCGCCGCCGCGTCGCGTCCGACCGCATGAAGAGAGCCGCTCCCTTCGCTGCGCTTCTCCTGGGCCTGGCGGCACTCGCCGTCTCCCCGGCGCACGCCCAGTTCGGGCGCAACCAGGTCGTGACCCGCGATTTCGAGTGGAAGGTCGTCTCCACCGAGCACTTCGACATCCACTATTACGAGGAGTCCGCTCCGATGGTCCCCTTCGCGGCCAGGGTCCTCGAGAGCTCCTACGCGCGCCTGAGCCGGACCCTGCGGACCGACTTCAAGGGCGCCCGCAAGCCGTTCTTCCTCTACGGCTCGGCCAACGAGATGCAGCAGTCGAGCATCGTCGACGCGGGCGACGGCACCGGAGGCATCACCGAGCCCTTCAAGGACCGCTTCCTCGTCTACCACGACGGCAGCCGGCGCTGGCTCGACACCGTCGCGAGCCACGAACTCGCCCACGTCTTCCAGTTCCACGTGCTCATCAGCGGCTTCTGGAAGTCCGCGCAGATCCTCAAGACGATCGTCTACCCGCTCTGGTTCATGGAAGGCATGGCGGAGTGGTCCACGAAGGGCCTCGACGAGACGGCCGGCGAGGTCCTCATGCGCGACGCGGCCACCTCGAAGACCCTCATCCCGCTCTGGAAGCTCGAGCATTTCAGCCACCTCAAGCCGCACCAGGTCCGCCTCGCCTACGAGAGCGGAGCGAGCGCGCTGGAGTTCATCGAGAGCCAGTACGGCGAAGGGCGCGTCGAGCGCATGCTCAAGCTCTTCGACTCGAAGTTCGAGAGCGGCGCCGTGCTCCAGGACGTCACCGGACTCGACGTCTTCGCCTTCGACCGCCGCTGGCGGGAGTACCTCGAGGAGCGCTATGCCGCGCAGGTGCGCCGGGAGCGTCTCCAGGAGCCCGCCGTCTACGGGCGGGTCCTCACGACCGCGCACGACCGCAACATCCCCGAGTCCAACAGCTCGCCGGTCCCCCTGCCCGGCCGCAAGGCCGTGGCCTATCTCTCGACGAGGGACGGCTTCCCGCCCGCGCTCATGCTCCTCGACCTCTCCTCGGGGAAGACGCGCACGCTGCTCGATCTGGAGCCCCGCATCGAGACCGTCGAGCTGGGCCGCTTCGCCGACCTCTCGCGCGTGCTCGCCGCCTCCCCGGACGGCCGCCGACTCGCGTTCACCGGCAAGCGCAATCACCGGGATTCCCTCTACCTCTACGACCTGGAGACCCGGCGGCTCGAGCGGGTGCCGCTCCCCGGCCTCTCCGACGCCACCCAGCCGGCCTTCTCTCCGGACGGACGCAGCGTCGCGCTGGCGGGCATGAAGGAGGCCCTCACGGACCTCTGGCTCCTCGACCTCTCCACGCGCCGGCTGCGCCGGCTCACCGAGGACCCTCAGGACGACCAGACCCCGTCCTTCAGCCC
Coding sequences:
- the ftsA gene encoding cell division protein FtsA, translating into MAKTDLIAGLDIGSGKVTCVLGTLEPDGSGLRILSGASIPCRGVKGGVVINIKETAHAIRQAVEKAEAESAGSVVQGVYLGVRGKHLESYNNRGAYNIARTDKEITAEDVRAVIENAKAIPISNDREILHVIPQGFALDRQRGVPDPVGMEGSLLEVEVHIVTALSSHLNNLTKAVAEAGFDVLEPIYSALALGELVVTPEERELGALLVDLGGHSVTLAIYGEGAIRFSKELPIGTEAITGDLAHALRTNFQVAERMKLEHGVAHPRLAAEGDAEVDYLGVDGRTPRKTSGKTMLSIVVPRIEETFSLIAQEVRNSPFADVAMGSGAILSGGGAMLRGMPEAGEQILEMSVRLGLVPPGVVSAPQKFFDDATFTTAMGLVRYPVTTMRETVRREQGARKTDPRWLRKARGMFQEIF
- the ftsZ gene encoding cell division protein FtsZ is translated as MKYAEELKPLRAVIKVIGLGGAGGNAVNRMAAAGLQDVELIAANTDAQHLRDSKAAVRLQIGENLTEGLGVGGDPSKGRLAALESRDHLIEVLTGSHLVFVTAGMGGGTGTGVAPIAAQVARELNALTVGVVTRPFRFEGQQRASYAEAGIKELRTCVDTLLVIPNDRVFEVSDQATPSHEAYRMVDDVLRQAVQAISDVITRPGHINMDLNDLKAVMVNAGDAVMGVGESLGANRAVEAARNAIESRLLENASIEGASGLMVNIVGNRSVTMDEVRQAMDFITRTAQPDARIKFGQVYDEGLDDRLRITVIATGFPTHRRLGGRLPQRAGGRPLPREAAGPAPAGLDEWSKPAYLRMQPKKLR
- a CDS encoding type IV pilus twitching motility protein PilT — protein: MDLQAMLQTMINQNASDLHIRAGGPTYLRIHGELAPVSPDIVPVAEVEAMLQRIATPRAKRIFEARQECDFSFQVGEVARFRVNAFKQRGMLCMAIRFISMRIPTAEELHLPVATVKKIAENSRGMVLVTGVTGSGKSSSLAAMIDYINTTRPEHIVTIEDPIEFVHKDKKSIISQREIGEDTENYVEALKMAMRQDPDVILMGEMRDAESVSAAMTAAQTGHLVFGTLHTLDSIQTVNRIIDLYPPHQQALVRIQLADTLKAVISQRLLPCLKGGRVPAMEIMVCTAHVRKLIEDNNSPGISQALAKGAFYGMQTFNQSLVKLYKEGLVSEKDALEAATNPDDLKLAMRGIEQEIKAG
- a CDS encoding deoxynucleoside kinase, encoding MFAEGYIGIAGTIGVGKSTLTTDLARALNFEPILEEVDGNPYLEHFYHDMKGYGTMMQVWLLNHRFRQHREFVTRISLGKIRGVVQDRTIWEDTIFARMLNRHPDKIITDIDYNTYLDLFDNMVLRELVFPQLLIYLDCKPETAMERIKMRGRVMEQGIDLGYLRMLKQNYEEFISEMEYAGVRILRVKWESFMPIPEIVRMVHEYSLKPSSFTKWVRPLRRTPAMKPQPTVGAGAPEESAKKAHAGV
- a CDS encoding polyphenol oxidase family protein, which gives rise to MPGSEPSIEESSTGIAPEGLWLEPRLRARGVPHGLTLAALGDMKRPARRAEALAAAGRPGLLPCTLLQRHGIRVHEARVGGDYALASGAARLEGDGWVCAAPGLFTAIYVADCLPLFVWDDRDLSVVGVFHAGWRGLAAGMPRAAVGAFERLGVGPERLSAAVGPHAGACCYKVGPELREHFRPSSFRAGGKNLLPAPAAGPSAAGTSRKENDLRLDLGAEAREQFSEAGVDASRVSVSEECTICGRGYHSFRRDKQDLRMMAFIAIPAAPSAGGPSCS
- the hisC gene encoding histidinol-phosphate transaminase; the encoded protein is MSAARRTPDFAALVRPPVHGLPPCVHGAPGSGERKGRLVELGSNQNFLGASPKALAEFRRAAREVHRYPDCGSMLLREGFSRAHGLEASEVVVGSGSDDVLRMLCAALLSPEDEVVVSQHAFIRFKQHAALMGAKVIEVPMSDWTHDLDTLARAASSRTKLVFVANPNNPTGTYNTQEDVSALLRALPPSCVLVLDEAYAEYAEACPDYPRSLPGLVRRHPNLFVVRSFSKAYGLAGLRVGVGVGDPALVGWLDRVRLPFNVTLPAQRAALAALADRAFVRRSVSAALREREALGADLRRLGCTTIDSAANFLFTGVPVPGRELSRRLLRRGVSVRPLDEYGLPDHVRISVGSAEDRRRLREALAGALSGKEEAHG
- the cmk gene encoding (d)CMP kinase — its product is MAEPRRYIIALDGPAGVGKSTVGRLVAERLGYRFINTGEMYRALTWRALEEGLDLDDAAALARLARSTRWDFRTTDDGVTLRTFVDERNVTAHIRDERVGKNSSKVSSAPGVRRHLRMLQRRLGRRGGVVMEGRDITTVVFPNADFKIYLDASIDERARRRTKQLRAQGKKADLRAIRDAIASRDRQDSERKINPLRQAEDAIVIDSTKLSLKEVAACILRRIRGARSTGS
- a CDS encoding lysophospholipid acyltransferase family protein, producing MHPQKDTRSALHRLLTRAFGLLAGLRGMDVQGLERVPRDGPVIVAANHVSLFDPPVTHVAVSRVRYARYLGKEELFRIPPLGALLKNCGVIPLDRGRGDMAALRVSLGVLSGGGCLVVYPEGTRSRDGRPGRPKAGVGLLAKRTGAVVVPVRLRNTERFWMRGPWSVRFGTPLRYEEGEDRGGAQRFAERVMDEVWKL
- a CDS encoding S1 RNA-binding domain-containing protein; translation: MNMERNNGDVENLQEQSGAEALEPAEGEAEGQSMKELLQEQSDFESKLEKREVVWVKVIQALPEHVLVDIGEKREAVIPGSEFPADERPAAGRRVPAVLVSRGRGDKPTTLSTAKARWKLGWEQAVKAYEEKARVRGRVTSAIKGGFLVDVGGVTGFLPSSLADLRPVRDPKTMIGTGVRCVIIELNKDKGQIVLSRRAVLEEETTKRKAKLLDELKVGEIRIGRVLRVNENGLFVDIGGLEALVPTAEIAWKDAEGAKAKVERGQKIRARVLRIEKETGKVALGVKQLTPHPADSVRKRHPVKSIVKGKVSEILADGVRVKLSEHENAFCTVEELPVDGVEPPRDRFERRSRDEFRPVLPPLWPKVGEEVSGIVLGVHPTTFEVSISIRRYEAIQDRKRVAQYLKAAPPLTLGQLLNPGDE